Genomic segment of Methanolobus mangrovi:
ACACGCCTGTCCAGATTCCTTACCATCCAGTCAGCAGATGAAATGAAATACCTTTCCTCTTCATTGTTGCAGAAAATGAAAATACGGGAATGCTCGAGATACTTATCAACTATACTGATGGCTTCGATGTTTTCGCTGAACCCTTCAACACCCGGAACTAGTGAACAGATACCCCTGATAGCCAGTTTTATCCTGACCCCTGCCTTACTGGCATCATAAAGTGCATTGATCATCTCGCTATCCACAAGACTATTCATCTTCGCATGAATGTATGCCGGCTTCCCTTCTTTTGCATTCTTTATTTCATTTTCAATGTGTTTTTTGAATGCATTGCGCATTTGCAGAGGAGCTATTATGAGATGCTTGTAATCATATACTTTATAGTTATGAGTGAAGAAATCAAAAACCTTTTCCACTTCAAATGTCAGATCAGGATTTGATGTCATAAGCATATGATCACAATAGAGCTTTGCAGTAGATTCATTGAAATTACCTGTCCCGATGCAGGAATAATGAACAGGACTATTTCCCTCATTCCTTGTAATATGACAGAGTTTTGAATGGACTTTCAGACCGGGCACACCGTCAATAATCTTTGCACCCGCATCTTCAAGTTTCTGGGTCCAGTAAATATTGGATTCCTCATCAAACCTCGCCTGAAGTTCAATGACAACTGTAACGCTTTTCCCATTCTTTATTGCGTTAATGAGCGCATTGATAACATTGGAATTGCGGGCAACCCTGTAAAGGGTGATCTTTATGCTCGAAACATTGGGATCGATGGCTGCCTCTCTTAGAAGGTCAATGAAATAATCAAAAGACTGATAAGGATAATGAAGTAGAATATCTGTTTCCCTTATAGCAGCAAATATGCTTTTATGGCGCAGAAGGTCTTTGTGCGGTAAAGGATGTTTATTTTCATAAAAGAATGAATCGGGTCCTACCTGTGGAAAATTCATGAAATCCTTTGCATTATGATATTTACCACCTGGTACAAGATTTTCGAATTTTTGGATCTTTAGTCTTTTGAGCGTGAAATCCAGAAGATAGTAAGGCATATCCCGGTCATAGACAAAACGAACTGGCTGGCCTTTTTTTCTTTCCTCAAGGCTCTCAGATACCTTTTCAAAGAAACTTTTGGTTACATCATCATCAATATCCAGTTCAGAGTCCCTGGTCAGTTTTATCGTATATGCACCTATTGAATCATATTCAAATGTTGAGAAGATATCATCAAGACCAAAACGTATCACGTCATCCAGCATGATCACACATTTCTTCTCACCACAATGAGGAAGCATGATAAAACGGGGAAGAACATCCGCAGGAACCTCGATCAAAGCAAATTTTGAACCGTTTGGATCCCACTTTTTCCTGACATCGATTAGAAGATAGATAACCTGATTCTTTAAATATGGAAAACTTGGAATATCTTTCAGCATGACAGGAATAAGACGTGGCCGTACTTTTTCCTGGAAATAGGTTTTAAGGAAAGTCTTTTGAGCTTCATCAAGCTGTGTTTCATCAACAATGAAAATATCATGCTTTTCCAGCTCCTTTGTAAGTTCTACAAACACTTTGTCAAACTCATCCCGAAGCTCCAGCACTTTATTATGAACCTGTCTCATAACCTTTCTAGGTGAAACACCCACCATAACCTTGGATTTAAAACCAGCATCTATCATCCGCTGTAAAGTACCAACCCTTACGCTGAAAAACTCATCAAGGTTCGAAGAGAATATCCCAAGGAACTTGAGACGTTCAAGTAATGGGACTCCAGGATCTTTTGCTTCCTGGAGTACTCTTTCATTGAATGAAAGCCAGCTGATCTCCCGGTTAATATAATCCTTCACTTCATTGGACATAAAGCTCATTTTTCTTGATTTTAAAAACATTAGAATGCTGTCGTATTTTAATATAAATACAGCAATCCTGTTATTTAATACTTCATACAGATTCATATATAGTAGTATATAGTACAATATAGCCTAATACGATCAATACAAGTCAACAGACACCATTTTCAAGATAGGTAAATACCTGATATTGACTGCGAAAACCTCACACTGAAATCCGGATCGATAACCTTTGACCATACATCAGGGAAGGTATCAAGGAGGTTTTGAAGTTCCTGTTTCCTGTATTCAAGATAAGCATCCACACCCGGATAATCCTGAAGTCCGGTTGAAGCATGGGAACTTTTTTTATCAACTTCACCCCACCTGCCATATTTCTCGAAATTCTCCAGGAGTTCAAGTGCAACCACCGTATCATGCATATCTCCCAGATTATCCTGGAGGGCCTTCAGATCCCTTATAAGATCCCTGGACTCTGAACCAAGTACTTCTTTAAAGAATTCAAGTGTATAGCGTAGTATCTTAACATCAATTCTCAGCTGATGATATTTTTCAAGGGATGGATCGACTACTGTTTCATCTGAAATAACTTCATCATATGCTCTGACAGCTGCAAACTGGGTGTATAAAAGTACAGGCAGAACATCCATGACCCTGCAAGGAACAGGTTCACCATTCTTATTTATGGATTTCATTTTCCAGGCTTTTTTCCCCAGAAGATAATCAGCAAAATTATTTTTGAACTTATTATACTTTACATCATCCAGATACTCAAGCATGTTACCGCGCTGCTTTGCCTTCTCTATTAGAATGGAATCTGTAAGTGGATCCATGTCTATTCGTATTTCAGGAGATTGGCCCTCAAGGTAATGATCTATCTTCTCAAGGAAAACATCCAGATCTCTCACAGAACCCAGTACCCTTCTTGTAGATTTGATGTTCCTGTAATGTGAAAACATCTTTTTCATATCAAGATAATCTTCCAGAACCTCGATAGCCGAGCGCATACGCATTGCAGCAACCCTCATATCATGAAGTTGTTCAATATCCTTTCCTACTTTCGTCCCTCTCTCGTGCTCAACCATGACTCCGAAATGGAACATGAGTATCTTGCGTGCAGCATCTCGCATTGTATCGGTGGCCTTGATGTCGGTCTTTTTCATTGACCTGAATTCAGAGAACGGAACAACAGGCATGTCGGAGGCAGATATTTCTAGTGTCTCTGCGGAAGCCACTGCAATTGACCCAATATCTTCAACTTGAGTTTTTTCAGGTATTCCAATATCCTCTGTTTCCGGAATTTCAACTATTTCCGGGAATTGTGTTGTTTCCAGAGCTGTGGGTTCGATGAAGCTATTATCTTCTTTGATCTCTTCAGCAATTGCTGGATCAGACATCGTGTTTTCCTCAGTGTTCTCCATTATTTGTGACTCCGGCTGTTTTTCTCCAGAAGCTGTATCAGTTACGATGAATGTATCGTCGCTTCCACTTGTATTTGTAAGGAAAGCTGGCTCGTAAGAAGCTGTTGTTATATTAGTTATCAAGATACCTGCAAAGGTTGCAAGTACGGAACAATCATTATGTTGATCAGGTTCATTGGCGATGACAGAGCATTGTTTCTGAACGGTTGTTCCCTGCTCTTTTGAGCTTTCAAACGCCTGCAGAAAATAATTAGCGAAAATATTGATCAATAGCAGAAAAATCCCCAGTGAATAAAATATTATCACATAGGATACCCTTGGATATAAACAGTTGTCAGGGAATGAGAATACGAACATAAGAACTCCTGTTACAGAGAGCAGCATACCTGCTATGAAAGAATAATTCTGTGAAAGCTGACGGCGAATTCCTGCAATATTGATGCCTGCAAGAATTAACAGTATCCCAAAACCCAGTAAGAAGCAGACTATTAATATTACCTCTGAACCGGAACTGCGACTGAGCCTGCTGACTATTGCAAATAGAAGGCCGGTCATGCAAAACACCAGACCGATCAAAAAACCCAGAGATGCAGTTAAGGAATATTTCTTAACAAACATGTTCGATGACAATGATCTCCCCTCGGGTAATATCGACTATTATAATTTAATGCGCTTCAGTTCATTTATAGTCTCACTGAGAACCTTTTGCTGCATTTTCATTTGCCTGATATGACTTTTTATCAGGCGTTTTTTTGCTTTTTTGCTTTTGTTTTCGGAAAGTGAACCTTTTAGTGCCTTTAGCTTTGATTGGACCTTGAATTTCACTATTTCCCTGTCCTTAAGGATTGCTTTAACCGGACAGATCTTTATGCATTTGCCACAGTTGATGCATTTTTCATTTAAAATAAGAGCTTTCCCCTTTACCATATCAATTGCATCCACAGGACATTTTTTTACACATTTCCTGCACGAAATACATTCCTTTTTATTGACCCATGGCATATTATTCACTCCCTATTACTAATGGGTCAAGCAGGTATAAAAGTATATACAGTGAAGGAAATATACTATACGTTGCTGTCATGTGAAAACTTATGCTGACCAGATTCAACATTCATTTGCTTAAAGAGAGATTGATATGATCCAGTCCATCCAGTGGGGTATTGACCCTTTATCATTCGTTTTTCTGGAGAAGATAATACTTTCACTGATGATAGGGATACTTATCGGTATTGAGAGGGAACACTGGCGTGCAGATAAAAAGATATTCGCAGGGGTCAGAACCTTTGCCATTACCTGCATAACAGGTACTCTTGCCACGCTACTTGTTGATTATATCGGCGTATGGATACTTGTTATAACAAGTCTTCTTGCAGTTCTTTCTTCAGCAGCTCTCATATACGTCGTCAACATCCTCAAAGGTAAATCAGGACTTACTACTGCAATTGCACTCTTCTGCACATACCTTTTAGGAATAGTCGTTGCCCAGGGACTATATCTGGTAGCAATAGTCACAGCCCTTATACTGACTTTCATCCTTATAGAGAAGAAACCTCTGCATTCATTTGCAGAGCATCTCTCGGAAAGTGACATAAATAGCGCTATTAAATTCCTGGCAGTTGCCTTTGTACTTTACCCGATAATGCCGGAAGAACCCATCTATGGAATTCTGAGGCTCAAATCAGCCATACTTATAGTAGTACTGGTCTCATTCATTAGTTTTGTAAGTTATATTTCCCTGAAAAAGATGGGGCCAAAAGGTGGCATTCCGTATTCTGGTTTTTTTGGAGGATTCATTAGCAGTGAAGCCACCGTAGCTGCACTTTCAGGATTATCAATGAAAAGACCGATACTCAAGGATTCCATTCACATCGGTTCAATGCTTGCAGTAGTATCTATGATCATAAGTAACACTATTATAGCACTGATTGCAGATCCGACTGCAAAGACTGCCTCATTAATGGCTCCACCTTTCGTGGTAATGGGAAGCATCGCCATTATAGTTGTAGCACTCAAATGGAAGAATACATTGAACCTGGAAGAAAGCATAGATATAGGCTCACCGTTCGCACTTGGTCCGGCATTCAAATTCGGAGCTGTATTCACAATACTCCTTGTTATCGCTAACTTCGCTAACGAATATGGAGGAACAGGGGGGGCTTATGTGACAGCACTCGGAGGAATAGTCAGCAGTTCTGCAGTGACTGCTTCTGTAGCAGCACTGGCATTCTCAGGAAACCTTTCGGTCCAGACAGCTGCTGAAACAGCGATCCTTGCCGGACTTATCAGTACCCTCAGCAAAACATTCTACATAAAGGTCACCGGCTCACCCGAGCTGTTCAAAACATCCCTTTTATCATTCATCGCGATTGTAGCAGCCGGGTCTGTCACATTGATAATATGGAGCTTTTACATACGGACATATCTTGGTTAATTAGAGAATCTATATAACTATATATATTGAAGCGTACTATTTTTTATGGATAATACATGCTTGAAAATGTAGATCTGGATAAAAGTCTCAGCAAAGAAGAATATGATGACATAATCGAAGATTTGACGATACGAATTGGAGAACTACAGAGAAAAGCATGGAAAACGGACATACCCACCATCATAGTCTTTGAAGGTTGGCACGCATCCGGTATGACAGAGATAATCAACCGATTCCTTTTGACCCTCAACCCAATGGGATTTGACCTTTACACAACCGGAAAGCCCTGTTATCAGGAAGAGCAAAAACCACTATTATGGCGTTTCTGGACAAAGATACCGAAGAAGGGAAGCATCGCTATCTTTGACAGGAGCTGGTATCGCAGAGTAGTCATAGAACATGACGGGAAAGGTAAAGTGGATAAGCACATGCCGAAATGCCTTGAGGGTATAACCTATTTTGAAAGACAGCTCACAGATGAAGGATACCTCCTCATCAAATTCTTCCTTCATGTCAGCAAAAAAGAACAGGCAAAGAGATACCGTGACTTGAAGAAGGAAGGCGTACCACTTTTTATCGTAGAGGAAGAGGAACAGGAATATCTCAATGAATACGACAGGCATCTGCCCGTAATAGAAGGGATCCTTGAAAGAACGGACAAAGCCTCTGCACCATGGACCATTGTAGAGGCTGAGGACAAAAACTTTGCCACTGTTAAAGTGCTTGCAAAGGTTATAGAGTCGATAGAGAATAAAATAGTTGAAGCTGAGAGCAATGCCGAAGCAACTCAAAATGACCAAGTTGATAACTGTGTCATCCCGAACATAGATTCATCGATACTTGAAAAAATAGATCTGGATAAAAGTCTCGCTTACAAAGAATACAAAAAAGAAAAGAAGGCATGTCAGAAAAAGATAGCACAACTCCAGTATGAGCTTTTCAGGAACCGTATTCCCCTTATCGTACTATTTGAAGGCTGGGACGCTTCAGGAAAAGGTGGTAGCATAAGGCGACTTGCACAGAAACTGAACCCCAGATTATATCGTGTGATCCCTGTGGGAGTGCCTTCAAATTATGAACTGGCACATCATTATCTGTGGAGGTTCTACAATGAGATACCCGAAGCAGGCCACATCGGGATATATGACAGGAGCTGGTATGGCAGGGTGCTTGTGGAACGGGTGGAAAAACTGTGTAATACCCATGAATGGAAGCGTGCTTACAGGGAGATAAATGAGTTTGAGGAAATACTCACTAACTACGGCACCATAATCATCAAGTTCTGGACCCATATTGACAAAGAGGAACAGCTTAACCGGTTCAAGCAGCGTGAGAACACACCATATAAGAAATGGAAGATCACATCAGATGACTGGCGCAACAGGGAAAAATGGAACCTGTACCTTAGTGCTGCAGATGAGATGCTTCAAAAGACAAGCACTTCCTGGGCACCCTGGACAATCGTTGAATCCAATGACAAGTACTACTCAAGGATAAAGATACTACACACTGTCATCGACCGCATAGAAGAGGAACTGAAACAGAGAGGACTTCAATAGTCTTCCCTGAAATATACATCCTTTTCAAAGAGCAAACGCCACAGGTCAGCTTTTGTATCTGCCCTGTCGGCATCTGTGTCTGCTCCAGGCCCCATCACTTTTATGACTATGTCTTCTTTCTCAAGATCAATATCAACTATTTTACTATCCATTCTGCTGAGATCCAGTGCATCTGCGAGTCTTAGAATTGCGGACATTTTGAGTATGTCATCCTGCATCTGCAAAGGAAGCTGGGAGAACTTCTTGTTCTGGGATAGTTTTTGAAGCTTCTTTTTATCAATCCTCTTCTTATGGAGGAAGGTCATCCACGGCAGGAACAGACAGAGAGGATAGGGAAGTTCCTCAGGACATGTTGAAAGGAGGATATCCCTTCCTACCTTATGGTGGGTGCTGACATCGGTCATAACCCCTATATCATGAACAAGAGCTGCAAACCTCAATGTCTGGCGAAGATTCCCATCCAGTGCATGAATAGGTTTGAGTGCATCAAAGAGCATTAAGGAATTCTCGGCAACCTTACGGGCATGCTCCTGTTCGATACTGTATTCTTCGAACATATCCCTGATAGGCGAGAATGTTATCTGCTGATTATCAGAAACGATACCATAATCAAGGCTTTTAGCATCTTGTTTAATGTTCTCCATATAGAGTTCAAGCCCATTGTCAAATTTGGAACTGGTGCCTACAACCAGACCTGCTTCATCCCGGAAAAATGCAGCTATCTGATGAAGTTCATCCTCTTTGCCATCACCCATTAGCTCTACTTCAAGCTCAAGATAGATTTTTTTGTTGTTTCCACAAATGATGATAACATCATCAAAACTCAATTCGGCCACATGCCGTTCTCTGTTGTAGACCTGAAGGTCTGTTCTTTTGTGTTCTACAAGAAACAGTGGGAAGAGATTACCCGAGCCTATCATCTTTAATACCCGGTTCTTAAGGTCACAATCATTCCATTCTTTCACAGGAACCTTCTCAGAAAGGGTGAATTCGGTTTCTTCCCTCATATGGATAAGAGAACTTGCACTTTTCAGTGACTTGAGAGTATAGACCACCTTGTCTTTTTTTTCTCTGCACCTGAATGAAAAACCTGAAGCGTATATTGCCATGTCCAGTGTATCAAGGTAAGTATCTCTGAACTCTTTCAGCACAGCATCCGAAATACTAAACTCATTTATTGAATCTATATTCATGAGCTTATCGAACACATCACGCCCTGATACAAGGAACTTAGCTTCAATTTCCATAAAAGCAAATATGATGTCTTAAGTTAAAAGTCTTCTATTCAGGAGCAATGTCCCTTTTTATGGAAAATGTAAGAACCATCGCCATTGTTCGAAAAACCCATTTTTTCCCAGAATCCAATTGCTGTCGGCCTTACCCTGTCTGCAATGACAGTATTGAAATGTTCTTTGAAAAACTCTATTGTTTTACTTCCATAGTTATTTCCCTCAAATTCCGGAAAAATAGTTATGGAATGGATAGTCAGAACATTATCATCCACTCTGCCCCGGGCCTTTCCAACTCTTTGCCCATTGCGGTCGATATTCAGCCACCTGTAATCAGAACTTTGCACAGATGGGAGCAGTTTAAATGATAGTTCATGTGGCATCTCAAAGACATCCGACAATTATGTGTTATCAACCAACTTTTCGGTACAGCTGTGCATTTGCAACAACCGGTTCAAAGTATTCCTGCATTTCCAGAGGAATCTTCTGGGTCTGTTCGGTTGCAAAATAACCACCCTCAAGAGAATCATGGAACATCTTGAGAACTTCTATCCTTTCCTCTTCCTTAAAATGCAAAAGTACATTTTTACACAGAATCAGGTTGAGACCTGTTCTGATAGGTTTCAGATTTAAAAGGTCATTTTTTGTGAATTCAACACTTCTCCTGATTTCATCGGAAATCCGGAAGTGGTCGGGTTCATCTGCTGGTGAGAAATATTTATTGAATATTGGCTCCGGTATCCTCTGAACCATTTCCCGGGGGTATATACCTTTTTTAATTATATCTCCAAACAGGTTGCTGTTATCTATGTCCGTTGCATGTATCTTCACATTCCTGAAGGTCATACCCATATTCTCCCTCAGCACAATTGCCAGTGAGTAAGGTTCTGGACCCATGGCACAGCCGGCATCCCATATATGAATGTAACGTCGGCTTCGAAGTTCAGGAATTACATAATCCCTGATCATTTCCAATGTTTGCATATCCCTGAAAAAATAAGTGAAAGCTATTGCCATCCTCTCCTGCTACTATTTAAATATAATACATTAATTATATTTATATATTTCTCGGTTAAATTAAGGATGACTTGTGCAGATGATATTGAAGAGTAAAAAAAGTAAATTAAAAAGAAAAAAGAAAGGAAAAGAAAAAAGGATTGCCTGAATATCAGGCAAGACTTGCGATATCCTCAACTTCCTTTTTATTCAATACTTTTGCAAGATCAAGAAGTATCAGAAGGCGACCATCCATTTTGCCTACGCCTGTGATATATTCCTTACTTACACTTGACATGACAAGTTCAGGAGCCGGATCAATATTTGAAGCAGGGATTCTCAATACCTCATTCACGGAATCAACGATCATACCCACAACATTATTGCCGATCTCAACAACAATTATGCGTGAATGCTCATCTACTTCCTTTGATCGGAGATTAAAGCGTTTATCAAGATTGATAACCACAATAATCTTTCCACGCAGGTTGATGACACCTTCTACATACTCAGGAGATTGTGGGATCTGTGTGATCTCAGGCATCCGTATGATCTCCTGGACCTTCATGATCTCTACTCCGAATTCTTCACCACCTAGCTGGAAAACTACCATTTGTAATAATTCATCAACGGAAGTTGTTCCGGATTTTAAATCATCTGCCATTTATTATATCACACCTTATTAAACAAGAGCATGCTCTTTCTTTTCTATTCCCTGGCTTCTTGCAGGGCCTTTACTTTGTCCACCTGAGGTAGACGAAGAATCCAGTATAAACTTATCAACGACTGCTTTCATCTCACCTGCAAGGCTTGAGAGATCTTCTGCTGATCTTGAAAGTTCCTGCATTGTTGCGCTTTGTTCCTGAACCGCTGCAGATGCTTCTTCTGTTCCTGCTGCGGATTCTTCTGATATTGCACTGACCTCTTCAATAGAAGAAGTGACTTCTTCAATAGAAGCAGACTGTTCTTGTGCAGCAGCTGCAATATCCTGAACCATACTTGCTATCAGGTTACCTGCAGCAACCACATCTTCAATGACATTAGCTACTTCATTAATGGCAGATGCACCAGTCTCAACCTCTTCAGAACCCTGCTGCATGGATGTAACAGCATTGTGCGTGCCTTCCTGTATCTCCCCGATGAGTGTTGAGATCTGTTTGGCGGCATTACCTGAATCCTCAGCAAGTTTCCTCACTTCATCCGCCACAACGGCAAATCCACGGCCATGCTCACCTGCACGTGCTGCTTCAATTGCTGCATTCAGTGCAAGCAGATTGGTCTGGTCTGCAATGTTAGTGATCAGATTGACAATCTCACCTATCTGCTTGGACTTGCCATCAAGTTCCATTATGACACCGGAAGACTCTGAAGTTGCATTCCTGATGGAATTCATCTTGACAAGGAGATCTTTGGCAATTACACCAAGACTATTGATCAGTTCATTAGACTCCTTTGCATTCTCTGCTGCTTTTTGTGAATTCGTGGCAACTTCCTGCACAGTCATAGTCATATCTACCATTGCCCTTGAGACCTCTTCGGTCTTTGATGCCTGGCTCTGTGCCCCTCTCGAGATTTCTGAAACCGTATCAGCTACCTGATAGGACGAAGAAGACATCTGTTCAACAGAAGCTGACATCTCCTCGGCTGTTGATGCAACATTCCTTGAGCTGTCATATACCATTGAAACAACATCATTCAATGATAGTCTTGTGTTCTCAACACCATCTGTCAGTACCTTGAACTCTCCAACACCGTGAACAGAGACTGCCCTGCTGAGGTTGTTATTTGAAATTTCTCCCAGCACACTGGAGGAATCTGCAATTATTGCCTGCAGGTTTCCACCGAAATCATCGAGTGTATCGGAGAATAACTTGAAATCACCCTTTGTTACGAAGTCGAACCTTGCATCAAGGTCACCTTCAGAATACTTATTGACTATACGCATTGCCTCATTAAGTGGATTCACAAGCGCATCTATAGCCAGGTTGACAGTATTGATAGCGTCGCTGAAACGTCCCTCATAAAGGGAGCCATCTGCCCTGTAGTCAAGGTTACCGGCCTCCGCTGCGTTACCAAGTTTTATGAACTCATTTACAATACCCTCGATGTTGCTCATCATTGAAATGTAACATGGGATGAGCTCATCATTCTCGGAGCGTTTGCCAATCTTCTTAAGCCCTTCAAGATTGCTCAGGTCACCAACAGCGATCTTCTTGTTCACACTCATTGTGGTCAGGATTCTTTCACGAACACCATTTGTAGCGGATGCCACTTCAGCATAGATTCCCTGGTAATTACCTTCAACTTTTCTTGTATGATCGTTGTTAACCATAAGCTGCAGAATTTCATTGGACTCTACAAGACCACCGAGACCATCGATACAACCATTGATGTTGTTCTTGAGAATATTGAAGTCACCCTTGTATTCATCATTGATCTTTTCAGGTATCTCTCCCTTTGCTATCTGGTCAACATACTCAGCTGTCATTTTCAAAGGACAGATAACAGCATCAAATGCTTTGTTCACAGTTGTAGTCGCTTCATTGAAAAGACCCTGGAATCGTGAAGATTCAGCTCTGTGCTCAAGATTACCTGATTCGGCAGCGTGCCCCAGAGCAATGAACTCATCGGCCATTCCCTTGACTGTTTCCATGAGTCCAATGGTGTATGGCAACAGTTTATCATTCTCAGAACGTTTGCCTGCTTGCTTATATCTTTCAAGGTCACTGAAATCACCCTTGGCCATGAATTCGAATGTACGCTGGATATTCAGGAGCCTGTTGCGAACTTCGTTTACAGCCTGGCCTACTTCATAATAGATACCCTGATAATCTCCTTTCACATCCATTGTAAAATCGTTTACTGCCATTTTTTGCAACACATTGTTTGCTTCGACCATACCACCGATGCCATCAATACATGCATTGATGTTATTCTTTATCTCGTTGAAATCACCTTTATAGTCATCAGTTATCTTTTCAGGGATGTCACCTTTGGAGATACGATCAACATATTCAGCCGTCACATTAAGCGGAGCAATCATGGCATCAAATGCAGTATTTACAGTACTGACAGCCTCCTGGAAAAGACCATCAAACTTTGAAGGATCTACCCTGTAGTCTAGCTTTCCATCTTCTGTAGCATGACCAAGTTCAATGAACTCATCGGCCATTCCCTTAACCGTTTCCATAAGTCTGATAGTGTATGGCAACAGCTTATCATTTTCAGAACGCTTGCCTGCTTGCTTATATCTTTCAAGGTCACTGAAATCACCTCTGGCCATGAACTCGAATGTACGCTGGATGTTCAATAACCTGTTACGTACCTCATTTACAGCATAGGCATTATTCTTGAATACTCCATTATATTCACCATTAACACTGTTCTCAAAGTCGTTCTCAGCCAGCTTGAGAAGAATATCAGTGCTCTCATTCAGTGGTCTTGCAATTGAGTCGAGAGTATTATTAAGGTTCTCTATGATAGTCCTGAACTCACCACCATGACGTGTTGCATCGACACGCATATCAACTCTACCTTCTGCGCCTGCTATTGCAAGGCTCTCCGAGTCTTTGATAAGTGCATTGATCGCATCGACACAGATGTTCAGGTTGTTCTTGAAATCATTATAATCGCCTTTGAATTCCTTTGTGATCTTCGGAGGGATATCTCCCTTTGAAAGCCGATCCACATATTTGGATGCTGCTGTGAAAGGTCTGATAATCGAATCAAGCATTTCATTGATCCCAAGAACAAGTTCTTTGAATTCGCCTTCAAAATTCTCAGGGTCTGCACGAACATCAAGTTTACCTTCAATGGCGGAACTCACCAATAGATTGATCTGATCATGAAGCTTCTTCTGCTCATCTACATCCTTTTTCCACCCTGTGGCCTTGTCAAGAAAAGTATTCAATGCTTCTACCATCTTGCCTTCTGTACCATCGACCTGAAGGCTGAGTTTTGAACCAGAACTGCCGTTAGTAGTAGAATTCAAAATATTGATTACATCATTATGCAACTTGTTGCTCTTTTCTATTTTAAGAGAAGTCTGCTCAGAATGTATTTTCTGTTCTGCCACTTCGTTCTTCCACCCCGTGGCCTTGTCCAGAAAAGCATTCAATGCTTCTGTCATCTCTCTTTCAATCCCACTGCTTTGAAGGTTTAGTCTGGAATCAGACTCACCTTTTTCGATGGAATTCAAAACATCAATGATTTCATTGTATAGTTTGTTGTTTTTCCCTAACA
This window contains:
- the pap gene encoding polyphosphate:AMP phosphotransferase; amino-acid sequence: MLENVDLDKSLSKEEYDDIIEDLTIRIGELQRKAWKTDIPTIIVFEGWHASGMTEIINRFLLTLNPMGFDLYTTGKPCYQEEQKPLLWRFWTKIPKKGSIAIFDRSWYRRVVIEHDGKGKVDKHMPKCLEGITYFERQLTDEGYLLIKFFLHVSKKEQAKRYRDLKKEGVPLFIVEEEEQEYLNEYDRHLPVIEGILERTDKASAPWTIVEAEDKNFATVKVLAKVIESIENKIVEAESNAEATQNDQVDNCVIPNIDSSILEKIDLDKSLAYKEYKKEKKACQKKIAQLQYELFRNRIPLIVLFEGWDASGKGGSIRRLAQKLNPRLYRVIPVGVPSNYELAHHYLWRFYNEIPEAGHIGIYDRSWYGRVLVERVEKLCNTHEWKRAYREINEFEEILTNYGTIIIKFWTHIDKEEQLNRFKQRENTPYKKWKITSDDWRNREKWNLYLSAADEMLQKTSTSWAPWTIVESNDKYYSRIKILHTVIDRIEEELKQRGLQ
- a CDS encoding CYTH domain-containing protein, with the protein product MEIEAKFLVSGRDVFDKLMNIDSINEFSISDAVLKEFRDTYLDTLDMAIYASGFSFRCREKKDKVVYTLKSLKSASSLIHMREETEFTLSEKVPVKEWNDCDLKNRVLKMIGSGNLFPLFLVEHKRTDLQVYNRERHVAELSFDDVIIICGNNKKIYLELEVELMGDGKEDELHQIAAFFRDEAGLVVGTSSKFDNGLELYMENIKQDAKSLDYGIVSDNQQITFSPIRDMFEEYSIEQEHARKVAENSLMLFDALKPIHALDGNLRQTLRFAALVHDIGVMTDVSTHHKVGRDILLSTCPEELPYPLCLFLPWMTFLHKKRIDKKKLQKLSQNKKFSQLPLQMQDDILKMSAILRLADALDLSRMDSKIVDIDLEKEDIVIKVMGPGADTDADRADTKADLWRLLFEKDVYFREDY
- a CDS encoding GNAT family N-acetyltransferase encodes the protein MPHELSFKLLPSVQSSDYRWLNIDRNGQRVGKARGRVDDNVLTIHSITIFPEFEGNNYGSKTIEFFKEHFNTVIADRVRPTAIGFWEKMGFSNNGDGSYIFHKKGHCS
- a CDS encoding CheR family methyltransferase, producing the protein MAIAFTYFFRDMQTLEMIRDYVIPELRSRRYIHIWDAGCAMGPEPYSLAIVLRENMGMTFRNVKIHATDIDNSNLFGDIIKKGIYPREMVQRIPEPIFNKYFSPADEPDHFRISDEIRRSVEFTKNDLLNLKPIRTGLNLILCKNVLLHFKEEERIEVLKMFHDSLEGGYFATEQTQKIPLEMQEYFEPVVANAQLYRKVG
- a CDS encoding chemotaxis protein CheW → MADDLKSGTTSVDELLQMVVFQLGGEEFGVEIMKVQEIIRMPEITQIPQSPEYVEGVINLRGKIIVVINLDKRFNLRSKEVDEHSRIIVVEIGNNVVGMIVDSVNEVLRIPASNIDPAPELVMSSVSKEYITGVGKMDGRLLILLDLAKVLNKKEVEDIASLA